In Amycolatopsis endophytica, the following are encoded in one genomic region:
- a CDS encoding ion transporter — MSFRRRVSPLDLAMLTLAVVSVGLVVYVTFFPHSPQTAHRIFVIDASICGVFLIEFLYRWSRARWDKRFPLRNWYEILGMIPIAHPALRSFRLLRIVIVAVRLARTADRAFGELFTQRLVERMSRPIVLAIKKPITIAVLDEVVKVIETGNYPENLARSLGENQEMLRAIVTEKIKADRQAGRLSRLPFHDEVLRSLVDTTMRVMLEVLIDPRTEAFFAHVVRENREQIRQAVVLGLHEDEDEELEGTLPSPPERSYGA; from the coding sequence ATGAGTTTTCGGCGCAGGGTGAGCCCGCTCGACCTGGCCATGCTGACGCTGGCCGTCGTCTCCGTCGGCCTGGTCGTCTACGTGACGTTCTTTCCGCACTCACCGCAGACCGCGCACCGCATCTTCGTCATCGACGCCTCGATCTGCGGGGTGTTCCTGATCGAGTTCCTGTACCGGTGGTCCCGCGCCCGATGGGACAAGCGCTTTCCCCTGCGGAACTGGTACGAGATCCTCGGCATGATCCCGATCGCGCACCCAGCGCTGCGCAGCTTCCGTCTGCTGCGGATCGTCATCGTGGCCGTGCGGCTGGCCCGCACCGCGGACAGGGCGTTCGGCGAGTTGTTCACCCAGCGTCTGGTCGAGCGGATGTCCCGGCCGATCGTGCTGGCCATCAAGAAGCCGATCACCATCGCGGTGCTCGACGAGGTCGTCAAGGTCATCGAGACCGGCAACTACCCGGAGAACCTGGCCCGCTCGCTCGGCGAAAATCAGGAGATGCTGCGCGCCATCGTCACCGAGAAGATCAAGGCCGACCGGCAGGCGGGCCGCCTGTCCCGCCTGCCCTTCCACGACGAGGTCCTCAGGTCCCTTGTGGACACCACGATGCGTGTCATGCTGGAGGTGCTGATCGATCCACGCACCGAGGCGTTCTTCGCCCACGTCGTGCGGGAGAACCGGGAACAGATCCGCCAGGCGGTCGTCCTCGGGCTGCACGAGGACGAGGACGAGGAGCTGGAGGGCACACTGCCGTCGCCGCCGGAGCGTTCCTACGGCGCATGA
- a CDS encoding ATP-binding cassette domain-containing protein has product MITVRALTKRFGERIAVDQLTFAVEPGKVTGFLGPNGAGKSTTMRMVVGLDRPTSGEALVDGTRYAELRWPLRAVGALLEAKALHPGRSAGKHLLAMARSNDIPDRRVEEVLATVGLSDVAGKRAGQFSLGMGQRLGIAGALLGDPGVLLFDEPVNGLDPDGVRWVRQLVRSLAAEGRTILVSSHLMSEMQLTADHLLVIGRGRLLADAPLNELLAGGSSVRVRCAVPGDRRRLAGRLPGAHVEGDSLLVPGASVESIGDLAFELGVRLHGLSEERASLEQAYMELTADAVEYGADSARTVGVR; this is encoded by the coding sequence ATGATCACGGTAAGGGCGCTGACGAAGCGCTTCGGCGAAAGAATCGCCGTCGACCAGCTCACCTTCGCGGTCGAGCCGGGCAAGGTGACGGGCTTCCTCGGCCCGAACGGGGCGGGCAAGTCGACCACCATGCGCATGGTGGTCGGCCTCGACCGGCCCACCTCCGGCGAGGCACTCGTGGACGGCACGCGGTACGCCGAGTTGCGGTGGCCGCTGCGCGCGGTCGGCGCGTTGCTGGAAGCCAAGGCCCTGCACCCGGGCCGCTCGGCGGGCAAGCACCTGCTGGCGATGGCACGCAGCAACGACATTCCCGACCGGCGGGTCGAGGAGGTGCTGGCCACCGTCGGCCTGTCCGATGTGGCCGGCAAGCGTGCCGGGCAGTTCTCGCTGGGCATGGGCCAACGGCTCGGCATCGCCGGGGCGTTGCTCGGCGACCCCGGGGTGTTGCTGTTCGACGAACCGGTGAACGGGCTCGACCCGGACGGCGTGCGGTGGGTGCGGCAGTTGGTGCGGTCGCTGGCGGCGGAGGGCCGCACGATCCTGGTCTCCAGCCACCTGATGAGCGAGATGCAGCTGACCGCGGACCACCTCCTCGTCATCGGACGTGGCCGCCTGCTGGCCGACGCGCCGCTGAACGAACTACTCGCCGGCGGTTCGAGCGTGCGGGTGCGCTGCGCGGTCCCCGGCGACCGTCGGCGGCTGGCCGGGCGACTTCCCGGCGCGCACGTCGAGGGCGATTCGCTGCTGGTGCCGGGCGCGTCGGTGGAGTCGATCGGTGACCTGGCCTTCGAGCTGGGTGTCCGGCTGCACGGCCTGAGCGAGGAACGGGCCTCACTGGAGCAGGCGTACATGGAACTGACCGCGGACGCGGTCGAGTACGGCGCGGACTCCGCGCGGACGGTGGGTGTGCGATGA
- a CDS encoding ABC transporter permease subunit produces the protein MTTTAAIRSEWTKFWSVRSTGWGLAGAVVLMLVVVVPSATSLAYNRDTEESAAGLVAGGTFFLAQCAVIALASLFIAGEYATGSIRATLQWVPVRHRMLAAKASVLAPVLFVLGIVAAAVAIAVATPLMDGYGRPASAGEVIQACAGNGAYFALTGVLSLGIGTALRSVAVSITVSFLVMLMSAMVFGSLGLGVADYMPGVAGASALVASGQPNPVSGSVPPYPSWAGLLILAAWTAAALAVGHEVLRRRDA, from the coding sequence ATGACGACGACCGCGGCGATCCGTTCCGAGTGGACGAAGTTCTGGTCGGTCCGCTCGACCGGGTGGGGCCTGGCCGGGGCCGTGGTGCTGATGCTGGTGGTCGTGGTGCCCTCGGCTACCTCGCTGGCCTACAACCGCGACACCGAGGAGTCGGCCGCGGGGCTGGTGGCAGGCGGGACCTTCTTCCTCGCGCAGTGCGCGGTGATCGCGCTGGCGAGCCTGTTCATCGCGGGCGAGTACGCGACGGGCAGCATCCGCGCGACGCTGCAGTGGGTGCCGGTGCGGCACCGGATGCTGGCGGCGAAGGCGTCGGTGCTCGCGCCCGTGTTGTTCGTGCTCGGAATCGTCGCGGCAGCGGTGGCGATCGCGGTGGCGACACCACTCATGGACGGTTACGGCCGCCCAGCCTCTGCCGGTGAGGTCATCCAGGCATGTGCCGGTAACGGGGCCTACTTCGCGCTCACCGGCGTGCTCAGCCTCGGTATCGGCACCGCGTTGCGGAGCGTCGCGGTCAGCATCACCGTGTCGTTCCTGGTGATGCTGATGTCGGCGATGGTGTTCGGTTCGCTGGGTCTTGGTGTCGCCGACTACATGCCTGGCGTCGCCGGAGCGAGCGCACTGGTGGCGTCCGGGCAGCCGAACCCGGTCTCCGGGTCCGTCCCGCCCTACCCGTCGTGGGCCGGGCTGCTGATCCTCGCCGCATGGACCGCCGCGGCGCTCGCCGTGGGCCACGAGGTGCTGCGGCGCCGTGA